The Vibrio sp. STUT-A11 region ATATGATCAAATTATCCAATTTCAAATGCTTAATAAAAATATTTTCTTTAAAAATCAGTCAAATATAAATCTTTTTCAAATGGGTACGATCGTTGCAGTGTACTAGATAAGTGTTTCAATCGTATCTTATTTGTATAGGGAAATAGCCATGAAATTATCTAAGTTAGTGTCTTTAGTCGCGGTTGCTGCGGCATTAGTTACCAACGTTTCTGCTGCGTCTGCAAACCAGTTGGAAGCCATTAAAGAAAAAGCGGTACTCAAAGTTGCGGTACCACAAGACTTTCCTCCTTTTGGTTCTGTCGGGACGGATTTAAAGCCACAAGGTTATGACATTGATATGGCCAAATATCTGGCCAAAGAACTCAACGTGAAAGTGGAGTTAGTACCCGTTACCAGTGCAAACCGCATTCCTTATCTACAAACTCAAAAAGTTGATTTGGTAATTTCCAGTATGGGGAAAAACCCAGAGCGTGAAAAAGCGATCGACTTCAGCGAAGCATACGCTCCGTTTTTCCTCGGCGTGTTCGGCACTTCAGATGAGAACGTCGCCGGAGCAGCAGAGCTTGCTGATAAAACCATTGGTGTAACGCGTGGCTCTGTTGAAGATATCGAGCTAAGCAAAATTGCGCCAGAGACGACAACGATCAAGCGTTTTGAAGATAACAACGCGACATTGTCTTCTTTCCTATCTGGTCAGATTGACCTCATTGCAACGGGCAACCTAGTCGTCACAGAAATCGCTACTCGTTACCCAGCTAAAGCACCTGAAGCGAAGTTCATGCTGAAGAACTCTCCGTGTTATGTGGGTGTAATGAAAGGTGAAACTGAGCTTGTCGAAGAAGTGAACAAGCTTATTTCAAAAGCGAAAGCTGAAGGGGTGCTAGAGTCACTATCGCAAAAATGGTTGAAAGCGCCTTTCCCTAAAGATCTTGGCGCATAAGGAATAAGTTCAATGAGTTACCAGTTAGAATTTACTGGCTTGGCTCCCTACCTGCCACAGTTTGTGGCAGGTTTAAGGACAACCGTCGAGTTAACCGTTATTTCAACCGTTGCTGGGCTGGCTGTGGGAACATTGTGCGCAGCAGGACGCACAAGTAAGCAAGCATGGTTACGTTGGTTATGTGCGACTTATATCGAGTTAACACGTAATACCCCGTTCATTGTTCAGTTATTTTTCATCTTTTTTGGTTTACCAGCGTTAGGTGTCAAGCTAAGCGCGTGGGAGGCAGGCTTCATCGCGATGGTGTTTAACCTTGGTGCCTACAGTGCGGAGATCATCCGGGCAGGTATCGATGCAACACCTAAAGGTCAATGGGAGGCGGGTAAAACGTTAGGCTTAACCAGACGCCAAATTTTTACTCGAATCGTATTGCCGCCGGCTTATCAGAAGGTTTATCCAGCATTGGTCAGTCAGTGCATAATCGTCATGCTCGGCTCTGCCGTTGTTTCTCAGATTTCAGTCGAGGAGCTGACCTTTGCGGCGAACTTTGTGCAGTCCAGAACCTTTTTAAGTTTTGAATCTTATGCTGTTACTGCACTGATTTACCTTGTCCTTGCGATCTTAATGCGTCAGTTGTTTGCATTGATCAAAGCTCGCGTATTCAAAAACCCAGCGCTGTAGGAGAAGACGATTATGATGCAATTTACAGACTGGGACATTCTGCGCAACTTACTACTTGCAGCGCGTTGGACCGTACTGCTATCCATTATTGCCTTTATAGGTGGTGGTCTGGTAGGGCTTGGACTTACTTTACTCAGAAGTATGAAGAATATTCATCTTGGAAAAGGCATTCAACTGTATGTTGAGCTTTTTCAGGGAACGCCACTTCTGATGCAGCTCTTTATGGCTTTTTTCGGTTTATCTCTGCTGGGGATAGAAGTCAGTGCGTGGTCCGCCGCTGCGTTGGCATTAACGCTATACAGCAGCGCCTATTTTCACGACATTTGGCGTGGTTGTATTGAGGCGCTACCTAAAGGTCAGTGGGAAGCATGTCGTACACTGGGTCTCAATTACATGCAGACCATGCGTAATGTCATCATTCCTCAGGCTTATCGTATTGCCATCGCACCGACAA contains the following coding sequences:
- a CDS encoding transporter substrate-binding domain-containing protein, with the protein product MKLSKLVSLVAVAAALVTNVSAASANQLEAIKEKAVLKVAVPQDFPPFGSVGTDLKPQGYDIDMAKYLAKELNVKVELVPVTSANRIPYLQTQKVDLVISSMGKNPEREKAIDFSEAYAPFFLGVFGTSDENVAGAAELADKTIGVTRGSVEDIELSKIAPETTTIKRFEDNNATLSSFLSGQIDLIATGNLVVTEIATRYPAKAPEAKFMLKNSPCYVGVMKGETELVEEVNKLISKAKAEGVLESLSQKWLKAPFPKDLGA
- a CDS encoding amino acid ABC transporter permease, giving the protein MSYQLEFTGLAPYLPQFVAGLRTTVELTVISTVAGLAVGTLCAAGRTSKQAWLRWLCATYIELTRNTPFIVQLFFIFFGLPALGVKLSAWEAGFIAMVFNLGAYSAEIIRAGIDATPKGQWEAGKTLGLTRRQIFTRIVLPPAYQKVYPALVSQCIIVMLGSAVVSQISVEELTFAANFVQSRTFLSFESYAVTALIYLVLAILMRQLFALIKARVFKNPAL
- a CDS encoding amino acid ABC transporter permease; the protein is MMQFTDWDILRNLLLAARWTVLLSIIAFIGGGLVGLGLTLLRSMKNIHLGKGIQLYVELFQGTPLLMQLFMAFFGLSLLGIEVSAWSAAALALTLYSSAYFHDIWRGCIEALPKGQWEACRTLGLNYMQTMRNVIIPQAYRIAIAPTIGFSVQIVKGTALASIIGFVELTKAGTMLNNATFQPFKVFAMVAVLYFVICFPLSLLARHLEKKTYVSR